The DNA segment TTCACATGTCCATATTTATATTGAAAGAGTAATCAGTGGTTTTGATTGTTCCTCTTGTCCATATTGGCCATGAGGTGATCTTTGATCACAAgactacaataaaaacatgagacTTTGATCtctgtaactatttcaatgtgCATATGGACAAGTGAGTACTGTATTATGACAGACTGGAAAAATGTAAATCTACCTGGAAACAACTGGTCCTCAGGGCATCAGCAGAGCATCATGGGTGATTGTTTCATTGATCATGATGCTCACATAATGACCAGTTGACTAGTTATTTCTTATCTGtagaaatgacacaaaaaaaccaTTGCATCCATGGtccttaaaatgttttatatggtATTACTATAAttaaacaggaaatacattaaACATGAGTCTGTCATAGCATGTAGTACACTCATTCCATCCTGTTTATACTGAactcattttttgtttgtctttaaagGCAACACAGTGTCCACACTATATAATATCAGGCATGAAGGCGGACTGAGTCTTTGGGTTCCAGTAGCACTTCATTCGTGATAGAAGTGAACATGCGTGCTTATCAGTTAACCATCCCATACCCTGCAGatagaaaacacaacagaaactaCAGCTTTATCCATGTTGTTTCTAACTAAACCATCTCCACtccaatgtatttatttctggAAGCTCAAGACAGGCTCCCTTTAGCATCCATGCTCTGGAACAATACGACACTTAAGAATCTTCAGGTAGTTCTGGACCTTGTTGGAGTCTCTGCGAAAGCAGTAGAGGAGGTCATAGTCTTTCATCTGCCGCCACTCAGCACTGTCAGATGGCAATAAAGCCTCAGGAGAAGCCAGGCTGCTGACAGAGTTACTTATTCCCAGCATCTGCATCTGGatcagaggtcacacacacatatcagctTTACACAATTACAACAAACCCATTTATAACTGTGTATTTTGAGTATACACAGATCCTGAATGGGTACATACAACCTGTAATCCCATATGGCTCACCCTATCCATTTCTAAAAGACAAATGTTTTGAAGAGatatttttgcttttgtattattatttaatccatgtcAGTAGTGTACAATTCCAAGCCACAGTTAACACAAATTATACACTATAATTTGGGTAATTGGCACATGTCCCATGACTATCCTCTAGCATAGCGCCACTCACACTCTCAATGATAGCTAGTTGACTGTGCACTACTCATTAGATTTATTGTAAGACATGTTGAAAATGGATATGAACATTTATTGTAATTAGTACACAATTCTCTGGTAACTTCAggtaaatttgttttatgttaagTTCTATTGTTGTTGtctcatgtttgtatttttgtagttttctgtTCTGCTCTAAAAAATGTGTACTGTGATATAAGGACAATGTTTCATTCTCATTTACTATGAATATGAAGCCTGTCAAGAAACTGCATCCCTGAAAGCTAAATTACACAGCGTGTACAAAAGTGCGGTGTTATAGAATTATGTTGCAACTTAGGTCTCAATAGTCTTGTTGAGCTACAGGGCTCAAGTAAAATACATCCCTCCTAATTTCATTTTGGCATTCATATGAGACACACACTACCTTCTCAGCCACTTTCTCTACGCCTTTTCGTAGTTCATGCACCATGTCACTCATCTCAAGAGCTTTATTGGAGCTGAAGTTGTTGAAATCATGGTGGTGAGTCATGCTCTGGTGGAAATGCCAAAGAGGATCCCTCCAAGCCAACAGAAGCCTCAGAATCACCTCAGTCAGCTCCTCTCTCTACAGTGAACACAGGGCAGGTTGATGCAAAAATGTGTGGTATGGCTGAAATGTGCCATTGATAGTTTGGTAAATGTGGGATGTAAAAGCCACAACAGAAAGATAATGTAAATAGTGCGTAAATAATCAGAAAAACACCTATGTATACAGAATGTAACAATATGAAGTAGTTGAACCATtataaaaaacatgttagagaaaTTTAAAAGAATGAGAAAACACTACATTCTTACTGTAGACAGTGCATCAATGACAGGAAATAGCTT comes from the Scomber japonicus isolate fScoJap1 chromosome 23, fScoJap1.pri, whole genome shotgun sequence genome and includes:
- the prl2 gene encoding prolactin 2 — its product is MPGNIRSVPVVWVLLVCLLFCSRLTSVDAAPICTNAQPVCHVLSLANLFDRVIQHSARMHGISNDLHSEFEQYFLPSKNQIGRVSRNCHTSSILTPNGKENAQRMAREELTEVILRLLLAWRDPLWHFHQSMTHHHDFNNFSSNKALEMSDMVHELRKGVEKVAEKMQMLGISNSVSSLASPEALLPSDSAEWRQMKDYDLLYCFRRDSNKVQNYLKILKCRIVPEHGC